Below is a genomic region from Catenuloplanes atrovinosus.
GCCGCGCTGGCGCCCGCTCTACGAGGCGTCCACCGCCGGTGCCGCGCGCTACCTGGAGACGCTCGGCGACCTCGACAAGGTGTGGCTCGCCCAGACCCGCGACGCGCTCGCGGTGATCGGCGGCCTGCCCGTCAAAATCAACCCCCACCTCGGCCTGCGGTACGAGGGAGGTCGCGCCGAGGCGGTGCGCCTGCACTTCGACGAGACGCCCCCCGGCGACGAGGCCGTGGTCGCCACGCTGCACCTGATGGCCGCGCACATGGACCAGATCCTCCCGCACGCGGAACCGGTCCTGGTCGACGTCCGCCGCGGCGCCGTCTTCCGCGCGGACCCGGCCACCCGGCCGGCGGACATCGACCGCTGGCTCACCGGCGAGGCCGCCGCCTTCGCCGCCATGTGGTCCGCCGCCTCGTAACGCCCGGCGTCCCGGCCCGCGCCAGAACGGCGCGGGCCGCGCGCTCTCCGTGCGGGCCGAGCGTCACTCCCGTGCGGCGCGATCCCGCCCAGCCGCCCACTCCCGCCCCGCGACCCGCCCGATTTGGGGTGATTACGCCGAATTGACCGACTGGGGTCGTAGGGTGCCAACCGGGAAGCGCTCAGGTGCCGTTCGGTTGCGACGATCGTCTCCCCGTGGAGATATGCAGGAGCGCGGAGCCGCGAGCCCGGGAGACCGTCATGCGCAAGACCCTCAGCCGATCCCGCATCGTGCGCGGCGCCGCCGTCGCGCTGACCGCCACGGTTGCGATCACCACGCTCACCGCCACCACCGCGCGGGCGCGGGCCGCCACGACGCCGGACCTGGCCTTCGTGCGCGACGGCAACGTCCTGCTGCTGCGTGACGGCGCCGAGAAGCAGCTCACCAAGGGCGGCGGCGCGGCCCGGCCGCGCTGGTCGCCGGACGGCACGCGCATCGCGTACCTGCTGAAGAACCGCCTTTGGATCATGAACGCGGACGGCAGCGGCCAGCGCGCGCTCGACGGGCACCCGTCCGGCGGCGCGGACTGGTCGCCGGACGGGAAGTGGCTGGCGTTCGCGGCGCCCGGCTGCACCGGTGGGCCGGTCGTCTACCGCATCGCCACCACCGGGAAGGGTCGTCCCGAGGTGCTGTTCCCGGCCGAGTGCAAGGGTCAGCCGCTGCCCACGGAGAAGCCCGAACCGGCCCGTGGCGGCACCATCGCGGAGCGGATCGCGGTGGACGACACGGTCTCCTGGGCGCCGGACGGCACCCGGATCGCGTTCCGCGGCGGACTGTGCGAGTCCGTCTTCGACGCGTGCCTGACCATCGGCACGGTGGCCGGCGCGAAGGAGCGCGCGGTCGCCACGTTCGGCGGCGGCGGGCAGGGGAGCGGGTTCGCGACCGTGCCGTCGTGGCGGCCGGACGGCGCGCGCCTCACCTGGACGGCCGCCACCTCGGCGAAGCTGTCCGTGATCGAGTACGACCCGGCCACCGGGGCGAAGCGGACGCTCGGCCTGCCCGGCGACCGGGAGTTGAGCTACCAGACCACGCGCACCGCGTACGTCACCGGCGAGCGCGCCGGCCGGTCCTGGCTCTTCCGGCTGGACACCGACGGCGGCGCGCGGGTGGCGCTGCGCCAGGGCTCGCAGCCCGACCCCCGCCCATAGACGATCGTTGACATATGATGGCGCCGGAGCCGTACCGGCCCGTCGTGCGGGAGGCAGGGCAAAGCCTCCCCCCACCAGCCGTCGGGAGTCTCGCCACGCTGCCCGGCTGCCGCCCCGACCGCCCACCCCCCGGGCGGACCGCGGCAGCGCCTTCCGGAACCCGCAGCGACCCGTTCGGAGATGAGTCATGCCCGCACGACGACGCCCCCGCCTGCCCGGCATCCTCGCCACCATCGTCACCATCACCGCGGCCGTACTCGCGCTGATCACCATCCAGCCCGCGCTGGCCGAGGTGGACCGACAACCCCGAACCGCCGCCGATCCGGTACGGATCATGGCGCTCGGCGACTCGATCACCGGCTCGCCCGGCTGCTGGCGCGCGCTGCTCTGGCGGCAGCTCCAGACCGCCGGCCACACCGACACCGACTTCGTGGGCACGCTGCCGCCACAGGGCTGCGGCTTCGCCTACGACGGTGAGAACGAGGGCCACGGCGGCTTCCTCGCCACGAACATCGCGAACCAGTCGCTGCTCCCCGGCTGGCTGTCCGCCACCGACCCGGACGTCGTGCTGATGCACCTCGGCACGAACGACGTCTGGAGCAACATCCCGCCCGCCACGATCCTGGCCGCGTTCAGCACGCTGGTCGATCACATGCGCGCCAGCAACCCTGCCATGCGCATCCTGGTCGCCCAGATCATCCCGGTGGACCCGCCGAGCTGTGCCGAGTGCGCGGCGCGGACCGTGGCGTTCAACGCGGCGATCCCGGCGTGGGCCGCGTCCAGGAGCACGGCCGCCTCGCCGATCACGGTGGTGGACCAGTGGACCGGCTTCGTGCCCGCGACCGACACCGGCGACGGCGTGCACCCGAACGCGGCCGGCGACGCCAAGATCGCCGACCGGTGGTTCGCGCCGCTGGTCCAGGCGATCACCGGGGTCCCGGCCGGCACGCCGTCCGCCACGCCATCAGCCACGCCGTCCGTCTCGCCGCCCGGCGCCGGGTGCGCCGCGACGTACCAGATCGTCGGGCAGTGGGCGGGCGGCTTCCAGGGTGAGGTCACGGTCGCGAACGCCGGCGCGGCGGCCAGCCGGTCCTGGAGCGCGCGATTCACGTTCGGCGCGGGTCAGCGGGTGTCGCAGATGTGGGGTGGAAACGTCACCCAATCGGGTGCCGATGTCACGGTGAGCAACGCGGAGTGGAACGGCGCGCTGGCTCCGGGCGCCTCTACCACGGTGGGCTTCATCGGGTCGTGGACGCAGAGTAACCCTGCCCCTACCACCACCTGCACTTTCGGATAAACAACCACAAAAAACCATCAAACCGCACCGGGGGTACGGCGGGAGCTGCGCTTCCGTCGTACCTCCTGGGTATTGTCTTGGGTCTGATGAGTATCGAGACGAACACTGATCTTGCAGACGCGCTCCAGCTGTCCGAGCAGATGGACGCGCTGGCCGAGCAGATCAACGCGCTGCCTCCCGCCCGGGTGCGGACGTTCCACCCCCGCCGGGGCCGGATGAGTCCGAAACACCACGACGCGCTGGAGCGGCTGTGGGAGAGCCACGGCGTCGACGTGCCGCTCGACCCGGCGGAGGCGCTGCCGCTCGACCTCGCCGCGCTCTTCGGCCGCGAGGCGCCCACCGTGCTGGAGATCGGCTCCGGCATGGGCGAGGCGACCGTGGCCATGGCCGCCGCCGACCCCGACCGCGACTACCTCGCCGTCGAGGTGCACACCCCCGGCGTCGGCAACCTGTTGAGCATGACCGAGCGCCGCGGCCTGACCAACGTCCGCGTCGCCCTCGGTGACGCGCTCACGCTGGTCGGCCACCAGCTCGCCCCCGCTTCGCTCGACGCCATCCACGTCTTCTTCCCCGACCCGTGGCCCAAGGCCCGCCACCACAAGCGCCGCCTCATCCAGCCCGCGCACCTCGGCCTGCTCCGCTCCCGCCTGCGCCCCGGCGGCATACTCCACTGCGCCACCGACTGGGCGGAGTACGCGGAGGCCATGC
It encodes:
- a CDS encoding TolB family protein, which gives rise to MRKTLSRSRIVRGAAVALTATVAITTLTATTARARAATTPDLAFVRDGNVLLLRDGAEKQLTKGGGAARPRWSPDGTRIAYLLKNRLWIMNADGSGQRALDGHPSGGADWSPDGKWLAFAAPGCTGGPVVYRIATTGKGRPEVLFPAECKGQPLPTEKPEPARGGTIAERIAVDDTVSWAPDGTRIAFRGGLCESVFDACLTIGTVAGAKERAVATFGGGGQGSGFATVPSWRPDGARLTWTAATSAKLSVIEYDPATGAKRTLGLPGDRELSYQTTRTAYVTGERAGRSWLFRLDTDGGARVALRQGSQPDPRP
- a CDS encoding cellulose binding domain-containing protein; its protein translation is MPARRRPRLPGILATIVTITAAVLALITIQPALAEVDRQPRTAADPVRIMALGDSITGSPGCWRALLWRQLQTAGHTDTDFVGTLPPQGCGFAYDGENEGHGGFLATNIANQSLLPGWLSATDPDVVLMHLGTNDVWSNIPPATILAAFSTLVDHMRASNPAMRILVAQIIPVDPPSCAECAARTVAFNAAIPAWAASRSTAASPITVVDQWTGFVPATDTGDGVHPNAAGDAKIADRWFAPLVQAITGVPAGTPSATPSATPSVSPPGAGCAATYQIVGQWAGGFQGEVTVANAGAAASRSWSARFTFGAGQRVSQMWGGNVTQSGADVTVSNAEWNGALAPGASTTVGFIGSWTQSNPAPTTTCTFG
- the trmB gene encoding tRNA (guanosine(46)-N7)-methyltransferase TrmB, translating into MDALAEQINALPPARVRTFHPRRGRMSPKHHDALERLWESHGVDVPLDPAEALPLDLAALFGREAPTVLEIGSGMGEATVAMAAADPDRDYLAVEVHTPGVGNLLSMTERRGLTNVRVALGDALTLVGHQLAPASLDAIHVFFPDPWPKARHHKRRLIQPAHLGLLRSRLRPGGILHCATDWAEYAEAMLTAMTAEPGLTNDFDRFAPRPDHRPMTKFERRGITAHRRIYDLIFRRTPTQDDQPQ